In Cytobacillus oceanisediminis, the following proteins share a genomic window:
- a CDS encoding DinB family protein — protein sequence MYHSLSDFYASWEFEAGATSRIIKNLTDESLKQEVTPNQWSLGRIAWHTVTSIIVISSQAGLRFDAPDEDWSVPSSANFIAESYIKSSHEFVEALKTQWTDQTLLEQINFFGINMTKGSLLLFLSQHQTHHRGQMTILMRQAGISVPGIYGPSKEEWAQFGMAEPKQTLFDKNF from the coding sequence ATGTATCATAGCTTAAGCGATTTTTATGCATCTTGGGAATTTGAGGCAGGAGCTACAAGCAGGATTATTAAAAATCTCACGGATGAATCATTAAAGCAAGAAGTCACTCCAAATCAATGGTCTTTAGGACGTATTGCGTGGCATACGGTCACTTCTATTATAGTTATTAGTTCACAGGCAGGATTAAGGTTTGACGCTCCTGATGAAGACTGGTCTGTCCCATCATCTGCTAATTTCATTGCTGAAAGCTATATTAAATCTTCACATGAATTTGTTGAGGCTTTGAAAACTCAATGGACTGATCAGACCCTATTGGAACAAATTAATTTCTTTGGAATAAACATGACAAAGGGAAGTCTTTTATTATTTTTAAGCCAACATCAAACTCATCACCGGGGACAAATGACTATTCTAATGAGACAAGCAGGAATTAGTGTTCCAGGGATTTACGGTCCTTCAAAAGAAGAATGGGCACAATTTGGAATGGCTGAACCAAAACAGACTTTATTTGACAAAAATTTTTAG
- a CDS encoding type 1 glutamine amidotransferase family protein, translating into MQTKKVFLYVFNSMSDWEYGYLIAELNSGRYFKKDLAPLKVITVGANKEMIITMGGLSIKPDISLDECTLESKDLLILPGGTTWSEEINQPILERIGQALKLGTVVAAICGATEALANMGYLDTRKHTSNNLEYTKMVCPNYKGEKFYEGGSAVSDANLVTASGIAPLEFAMEVLKKLDVFAQDTLHSWYNLNKTHKSEYYFQLMNSINS; encoded by the coding sequence ATGCAAACAAAAAAAGTTTTTCTATATGTATTTAATTCAATGTCGGACTGGGAATATGGATATTTAATTGCTGAACTAAACTCAGGAAGATACTTCAAAAAAGATTTAGCACCTTTAAAAGTAATTACAGTAGGAGCTAATAAAGAAATGATTATTACTATGGGAGGACTGAGCATAAAACCAGATATTTCCCTTGATGAATGTACTCTTGAAAGTAAAGATCTGTTAATTTTACCGGGAGGGACTACTTGGAGTGAAGAAATTAACCAACCTATCTTGGAAAGAATAGGCCAAGCTTTAAAGCTTGGCACTGTTGTTGCTGCAATTTGTGGTGCAACTGAGGCCCTGGCGAATATGGGATACTTAGATACTAGAAAGCATACAAGTAATAATTTAGAATACACTAAAATGGTATGTCCTAACTATAAAGGAGAAAAGTTCTATGAGGGGGGATCTGCCGTATCTGATGCGAATTTAGTTACTGCATCAGGAATAGCTCCTCTGGAATTTGCGATGGAAGTACTGAAAAAATTAGATGTATTTGCACAAGATACATTACATTCCTGGTATAACCTAAATAAGACTCATAAATCTGAATACTACTTCCAGTTAATGAATTCAATAAATAGCTGA
- a CDS encoding N-acetyltransferase family protein encodes MEIRKPNDSELKNIILLSPLAVFDGTLGEVKPTNEKIKHLVEPLLEKGSYYLIATENDKLMGWILIGASKDQFTDKMNGFIYELFVREEFRGNGISKQLMRTAIYHLRQDGHSEVRLSAFAGNQAKKWALI; translated from the coding sequence ATGGAAATTAGGAAACCTAATGATTCAGAACTTAAAAATATTATTTTACTATCGCCCCTAGCTGTATTTGATGGCACATTAGGTGAAGTAAAACCTACAAATGAAAAAATCAAACATCTTGTTGAACCACTGCTGGAGAAGGGAAGCTATTATTTAATAGCAACTGAGAACGATAAATTAATGGGCTGGATTCTTATAGGGGCAAGTAAAGACCAATTCACTGATAAGATGAATGGATTTATTTATGAACTATTTGTTAGAGAAGAATTTAGAGGAAACGGAATTTCTAAACAGTTAATGAGAACAGCCATTTACCATCTAAGACAAGATGGACACTCCGAAGTCCGTCTAAGTGCATTTGCAGGGAATCAAGCTAAAAAATGGGCTTTAATATAA
- a CDS encoding GNAT family N-acetyltransferase translates to MEIRNVKSSDYYVISPLINEWWGGRPMSDKLPKLFFDHFDNTSFIAEKDGQIIGFLIGFLSQSNTDVAYIHFVGVNPDFRRIQIGKQLYNEFFKVVKMNNRNVVRAVTSPVNKDSIAGFQIEKGDKEIDGVSVFTDYDGSSQDRVLFVKEVN, encoded by the coding sequence GTGGAAATACGCAATGTGAAAAGTTCTGATTATTACGTGATATCACCTTTGATTAACGAGTGGTGGGGTGGTAGGCCAATGTCCGATAAGTTGCCAAAGTTGTTCTTTGACCATTTTGATAATACAAGTTTTATTGCTGAAAAAGATGGTCAAATCATTGGCTTTCTAATTGGTTTTTTGTCTCAATCTAACACTGATGTTGCATACATACATTTTGTTGGTGTAAATCCCGACTTTCGCAGGATCCAAATTGGAAAGCAACTTTATAATGAATTTTTCAAGGTGGTAAAAATGAATAATAGAAATGTTGTTCGTGCTGTAACTTCACCAGTAAATAAGGATTCAATTGCAGGTTTTCAGATCGAAAAGGGTGACAAAGAAATTGATGGAGTATCTGTATTTACTGATTACGATGGATCAAGTCAAGATAGGGTATTGTTTGTTAAAGAGGTAAATTAA
- a CDS encoding ketoacyl-ACP synthase III, with protein sequence MIGARITAIGTYVPEKKLTNFDLEQMVDTNNEWIIQRTGIHERRISHPNEFTSDLCEAAVKDLMQRYNKKVEDVDMIIVATSTPDFPFPSVSSIIQDRLNIGQTGAIDISAACAGFVYALHTAHTFIASGLHNKVLVIGADTLSKITDYTDRSTCILFGDGAGAVLVEKDEQSKSFIGFNLGSDGSGGQHVYRTGLSKKVNGIELLDTQFLVQNGREVFRWVVRNVPKSVKKIVEKTKTSLEQVDWFIPHSANLRLIEPICEKLEFPMEKTLYSLVNFGNTSAATIPLALDLGIREGKVNNGDRVLMYGFGSGLVHAGQLLEINFDEQTNIPTQL encoded by the coding sequence ATGATAGGTGCTAGAATAACAGCTATAGGGACATATGTACCCGAAAAAAAGCTAACAAATTTTGATCTTGAGCAAATGGTCGATACAAATAATGAATGGATTATTCAAAGGACTGGCATTCATGAACGCAGAATTAGCCATCCTAATGAATTTACGAGTGATTTATGTGAAGCTGCCGTAAAGGATTTAATGCAAAGATATAATAAAAAAGTTGAAGATGTAGATATGATAATCGTAGCAACAAGTACGCCGGATTTCCCATTTCCTTCTGTTTCAAGTATCATTCAAGACCGTTTAAATATTGGTCAAACAGGTGCCATAGATATAAGTGCGGCATGTGCAGGGTTTGTTTATGCATTACATACAGCTCATACTTTTATCGCCTCTGGACTCCATAATAAGGTGCTTGTTATCGGAGCGGATACATTATCAAAAATTACTGATTATACTGATAGAAGTACATGCATTTTATTTGGTGATGGTGCTGGTGCGGTATTGGTTGAAAAGGATGAACAATCAAAAAGTTTCATTGGGTTTAATCTCGGAAGTGACGGGAGCGGAGGACAGCATGTTTACCGAACAGGGTTATCAAAAAAGGTTAATGGTATTGAGTTACTCGATACTCAATTTCTTGTACAAAACGGCAGGGAAGTTTTTCGATGGGTTGTTAGGAATGTTCCTAAGAGTGTAAAAAAAATTGTAGAAAAAACGAAAACGAGTTTAGAACAAGTTGATTGGTTTATTCCTCATAGTGCTAACTTACGGCTAATTGAGCCCATTTGCGAGAAATTAGAATTCCCAATGGAAAAAACTCTTTATAGCCTAGTCAACTTTGGAAATACTTCTGCTGCAACTATTCCATTAGCTCTTGACCTTGGAATTCGTGAGGGAAAAGTTAATAATGGAGACAGAGTTCTTATGTATGGATTTGGATCTGGTTTAGTTCACGCTGGTCAACTTTTAGAAATAAATTTTGACGAGCAAACTAATATTCCAACACAGCTGTAA
- a CDS encoding IS110 family transposase has translation MNPVVGLDVAKGESQIQAFLDKKKPYQKSFKVEHTLEGLEKLHSFLSDVERITGVKPPLVMESTGHYHTPVVHYFEERGYLIIIVNPLVSYRAKSSSLRKVKTDIIDANHLCEMYYKEDLVPYKKRGIQLLNLRNLTRQHENITGIYVQTKLQFQAVLDQVFPVYRGVFGDLYSVVSLLTLLEFPTSQSILEAGEETVTNTIKKLCPRRSIKWAKTKAISLLAAASQNPFRENIYQSHILSVEMYIKMLLEYQKHLSKFEEEIDALAKDIEEYKIIQSIPGIGEKIAATIISEIGEIERFDHPKKLVAFAGIDPSIFESGKFRGTVNRITQRGSSRLRHTLYMAVRCAIRDSRKSKTTEELIPRNKRLREFYDKKREEGKPFKVAIIACANKLLQWIYALLKSRTTFQDLA, from the coding sequence ATGAATCCAGTGGTTGGACTGGATGTAGCCAAAGGTGAAAGCCAGATACAAGCTTTCCTGGATAAGAAAAAACCTTATCAAAAAAGCTTTAAAGTTGAACACACTCTTGAAGGTCTGGAAAAACTGCATTCCTTTCTCTCAGATGTTGAGAGAATAACTGGGGTAAAACCTCCATTAGTCATGGAGTCAACCGGTCACTATCATACTCCGGTAGTCCATTATTTTGAGGAAAGAGGATACTTGATCATTATTGTTAACCCTTTAGTCTCATATCGGGCAAAGAGTTCAAGTTTAAGAAAGGTAAAGACAGATATAATTGATGCCAATCATCTCTGCGAGATGTATTACAAGGAGGATTTGGTACCTTATAAAAAACGCGGTATCCAGCTCTTGAACCTTCGAAACCTGACTAGACAGCACGAAAATATTACGGGGATTTATGTGCAAACAAAACTGCAATTCCAAGCCGTCTTGGATCAGGTGTTTCCAGTATATAGAGGAGTGTTTGGGGACTTATATTCTGTTGTCTCTCTACTCACCTTACTTGAATTTCCAACATCTCAAAGTATCTTAGAAGCAGGCGAAGAGACAGTTACTAACACAATAAAAAAGTTATGTCCAAGGCGCTCCATCAAATGGGCTAAGACAAAAGCAATATCCCTTTTAGCTGCTGCAAGCCAAAATCCCTTTAGGGAAAATATCTACCAAAGCCACATTTTAAGCGTGGAAATGTATATAAAAATGCTTCTGGAATACCAAAAGCATCTATCCAAATTTGAAGAAGAGATAGATGCCTTGGCAAAAGATATTGAAGAATATAAAATCATCCAATCAATCCCTGGGATCGGAGAAAAGATCGCTGCAACGATCATTTCCGAAATTGGCGAGATTGAACGGTTTGATCACCCTAAAAAGCTTGTCGCATTCGCTGGTATTGACCCGAGTATCTTTGAATCAGGTAAATTCAGAGGAACCGTAAACAGGATTACCCAAAGAGGTTCAAGCCGACTTAGGCATACACTGTATATGGCCGTTAGGTGTGCTATTCGGGATTCCAGGAAAAGCAAAACGACGGAGGAACTAATCCCTCGCAATAAAAGGTTGAGAGAATTCTATGATAAAAAACGGGAAGAAGGAAAACCCTTTAAAGTAGCAATAATAGCCTGTGCCAATAAGCTTTTACAATGGATTTATGCCCTTTTGAAAAGCAGAACGACTTTCCAAGATCTAGCTTAG
- a CDS encoding GNAT family N-acetyltransferase produces the protein MIINPAISSDAPVIHDLMIKAFMEYKNDIPPSSALEETVQSVLDALEKEEKALIAYEDNQPVGMVRFQIKDEGLYFYRLSVIPEKQGKGIAKIILKSLEDYVNKIGVPTILCKVRTTVAKNIKLYSSIGYHVYDEEIVHKPNGINIKVVSMKKEL, from the coding sequence ATGATTATAAATCCTGCAATATCTTCTGATGCACCAGTAATTCATGATTTAATGATTAAGGCATTTATGGAATATAAGAATGATATTCCACCATCAAGTGCTTTAGAAGAAACTGTTCAGTCAGTATTAGACGCTTTAGAAAAAGAAGAAAAAGCATTGATTGCTTATGAAGATAATCAACCAGTTGGAATGGTGCGATTTCAGATAAAAGACGAGGGTTTGTATTTTTATCGTTTGTCAGTTATTCCCGAAAAACAAGGTAAAGGCATTGCAAAAATTATATTAAAGTCTTTAGAGGATTACGTAAATAAAATTGGAGTTCCTACAATACTATGTAAAGTCAGAACGACAGTAGCTAAGAACATAAAGCTATATAGTTCCATTGGTTATCATGTTTATGATGAAGAGATTGTACATAAACCAAACGGTATAAATATTAAAGTTGTTTCTATGAAAAAAGAACTTTAG
- a CDS encoding MOSC domain-containing protein: MLIGHIKEIVRHPVKSFYGESVQKTRVMDYGLYGDRSHTFLDKTRPGKFLTITQFPEMVRYKARFVGEELMEEYPKIEIMTPEGKILDWGNEELTKEIENKSKRKISLITYSPSNVPLGAIEEEHIQLVTDASLQELKQILGKTEIDYRRFRPNLLISLKDKIPFIEEKWFGRRIRIGNEVELELKRHCERCMIITVNPDSAERDSTLLKTVAKERNNYFGVYATVIRTGEINVGDEVLLE, from the coding sequence ATGTTAATCGGACATATTAAGGAGATTGTTCGTCATCCCGTAAAATCCTTTTACGGAGAGAGCGTACAGAAAACAAGAGTAATGGATTATGGTTTGTACGGAGACCGTAGCCATACTTTTTTAGATAAAACAAGACCAGGGAAGTTTTTAACAATAACGCAGTTTCCAGAGATGGTTCGATACAAAGCAAGATTTGTAGGAGAAGAGTTAATGGAGGAGTATCCTAAGATTGAAATAATGACACCTGAAGGTAAGATTCTTGATTGGGGTAATGAAGAATTAACTAAAGAAATTGAAAACAAATCGAAACGAAAAATTTCTCTTATTACATATTCCCCTTCAAATGTACCTTTAGGGGCGATTGAAGAAGAACACATTCAACTTGTTACGGACGCTTCATTACAAGAATTGAAACAAATTTTGGGAAAAACAGAGATTGATTATCGACGTTTTCGTCCCAATTTACTTATATCATTAAAAGATAAAATCCCGTTTATCGAAGAGAAATGGTTTGGGAGACGAATTAGAATAGGGAACGAAGTTGAATTAGAATTAAAAAGGCATTGTGAAAGATGTATGATTATTACTGTTAACCCCGATAGTGCAGAACGAGATTCTACTTTACTGAAAACAGTTGCAAAAGAAAGAAATAATTATTTTGGCGTTTATGCTACTGTTATTAGAACTGGTGAAATTAATGTGGGTGATGAAGTTCTTCTTGAATAG
- a CDS encoding VOC family protein yields the protein MSKGLLHHIELYVSNLERSSEFWGWFLEELGYVSFQKWEFGQSWRLGETYIVFVQAEERFLDIPYHRCRVGLNHLAFYAESRLHVDEITNVLEAKGVNILYKNKHPFAGGTAHYAVYFEDPDRMKVELIAPL from the coding sequence TTGTCAAAGGGGTTGCTCCATCATATCGAGCTGTACGTATCAAATCTGGAAAGGTCATCCGAATTTTGGGGGTGGTTTCTCGAGGAGTTAGGATATGTATCTTTTCAAAAGTGGGAATTCGGACAAAGCTGGAGACTAGGTGAAACCTACATTGTCTTTGTGCAGGCAGAGGAACGCTTTCTTGATATTCCATATCATAGATGCCGAGTGGGGCTGAATCATCTGGCATTTTATGCTGAATCACGGCTTCACGTTGATGAAATAACGAATGTATTAGAGGCTAAAGGGGTCAATATCCTTTATAAAAACAAGCATCCTTTTGCGGGAGGAACTGCTCATTACGCAGTCTATTTCGAAGATCCTGATCGAATGAAAGTTGAATTAATTGCTCCTTTATAA